From a single Gimesia fumaroli genomic region:
- a CDS encoding helix-turn-helix transcriptional regulator: MMQDEVRKAVRDLRKRFGFKQYEFAAALGVSNVHLCNVERGYTKPSLDLLAKMREEFNGIDVYVYAWCQSGDVAKLPSGVQKAAKLLTEGWQKRIDQILEDVA, encoded by the coding sequence TCAGAAAAGCAGTTCGCGATCTGAGAAAGCGGTTTGGGTTCAAGCAATATGAATTTGCTGCTGCCCTTGGAGTCTCGAACGTGCATCTCTGCAATGTCGAAAGGGGCTATACCAAACCATCGCTCGACCTGCTTGCAAAGATGCGGGAAGAGTTCAACGGAATCGATGTCTACGTTTACGCGTGGTGCCAGTCCGGTGATGTTGCAAAGCTGCCGAGCGGTGTTCAGAAAGCCGCAAAGCTTCTCACCGAAGGCTGGCAGAAACGCATTGATCAAATCTTGGAGGATGTAGCATGA
- a CDS encoding carbon storage regulator has translation MLVLTRRTNESVTITDRETGKQLTLKMLECKNGRSRIGFDGPRDFQISRDQVENTESLAEMPTGG, from the coding sequence ATGCTGGTATTAACTCGACGGACCAACGAATCAGTGACCATCACCGACAGGGAGACAGGTAAGCAACTTACTCTCAAAATGCTTGAATGTAAGAATGGTAGGAGTCGCATCGGATTTGACGGCCCACGAGACTTCCAGATCTCACGTGATCAAGTCGAAAACACAGAATCATTGGCAGAAATGCCGACAGGAGGTTAG
- a CDS encoding LexA family protein, protein MITKMVEEKQERQKLTDRQKAVYEFVRKEISENRLAPTVRNIGDALGIKSPNGVMCHLKALERKGWITRGENAARSIKLVPEKRTEIVQLTPGQSLNVGGVMVGVVGVGEGEVNLEVVFQDNQDFSIDG, encoded by the coding sequence ATGATCACAAAAATGGTGGAAGAAAAACAGGAACGACAGAAGCTGACCGATCGTCAAAAGGCGGTTTACGAATTCGTCCGAAAAGAGATCTCGGAAAACCGGTTAGCCCCGACAGTCCGTAATATCGGAGATGCTTTGGGCATCAAATCACCGAACGGTGTGATGTGTCATCTCAAGGCATTGGAGCGCAAAGGCTGGATTACCCGAGGCGAGAACGCAGCCCGGTCAATCAAGCTGGTGCCGGAGAAGCGAACAGAGATCGTGCAGCTCACGCCTGGTCAATCGCTGAATGTGGGCGGCGTGATGGTCGGTGTTGTCGGAGTTGGTGAGGGGGAAGTCAATCTGGAAGTGGTCTTCCAGGACAATCAGGATTTCTCGATCGATGGGTGA
- a CDS encoding DUF3560 domain-containing protein: MNHTATYSPEDNKLRIYPGDRLDDELGEEYAEFKKAGYRWAAKQECFVCPRWTPKAEDWALRLAGEIEDEDYSPLERSADRAERFGCYRDKRRTEAHDHADTFEAGPSAFGHQNQQRAERQAARLDKQRVKAVSQWSKAEYWQRRTAGVISHALYKARPEVRRGRIKKLEADQRKHLKVIELLSKCRENWQKVAGCDDPEKALKWAIALAGNASGWQEFAHPETGRKATLYSLLQPYEGIDDRPITGHEAAALYLSLPDVNEPGSSWSRWTAHYELRMSYENAMLANEGGQAGEVEMEPGGWIFPDKRQGRRLRYTEGNGDWYQIVKVNRSPVTKRVTSVVVSARSDNNYDNDGKPFGEDNPRPVAEQRIDVTRLGKDSYRAPTDQEREVFKQQQAERKAKAKASKPKSVKLLNPTDEDAERLQGILNDKARKKYDKAHPEGSYQAGKFEPAEVCRMTQAKYSARSRGDYSTAETRTFHNFGGIIARKSSNMWSQHGQEYDAALGPAVCKLRTADSGGYAAYTPQRIVILTDKPQKPLPLDWDNLGCEKPQNSEALSEVTA, encoded by the coding sequence ATGAACCACACAGCAACCTATTCCCCTGAAGACAACAAACTCAGAATCTATCCAGGGGACCGACTTGATGACGAACTCGGCGAAGAGTATGCCGAATTCAAAAAGGCTGGTTACAGATGGGCGGCGAAGCAGGAATGTTTTGTTTGCCCGAGATGGACACCGAAGGCCGAAGACTGGGCGCTTCGCCTCGCTGGTGAAATCGAAGACGAAGACTATTCGCCACTTGAACGTTCTGCCGACCGGGCTGAGCGATTCGGGTGTTATCGCGACAAGCGACGAACTGAGGCTCACGACCACGCTGACACGTTCGAAGCCGGTCCCTCTGCCTTCGGTCATCAGAATCAGCAGCGGGCCGAACGACAGGCAGCACGTCTTGATAAACAGCGCGTGAAGGCAGTCTCCCAGTGGTCGAAGGCTGAATACTGGCAACGGCGTACTGCCGGCGTGATTTCACACGCTCTTTATAAAGCACGTCCTGAAGTTCGTCGGGGCCGGATTAAGAAGTTGGAGGCTGATCAACGGAAGCATCTCAAGGTTATCGAACTGCTTTCCAAGTGTCGTGAAAACTGGCAGAAAGTAGCCGGATGTGATGACCCTGAGAAAGCGTTGAAGTGGGCGATTGCTCTGGCTGGTAACGCCTCTGGCTGGCAAGAATTCGCACACCCTGAGACAGGGCGCAAGGCAACACTCTATTCATTATTGCAACCATACGAAGGCATTGATGATCGTCCCATCACAGGCCACGAAGCTGCTGCACTTTATCTTTCACTACCAGACGTTAATGAACCAGGCAGCAGCTGGTCGCGTTGGACTGCTCACTACGAACTGCGTATGAGTTATGAGAACGCGATGCTGGCCAATGAAGGCGGTCAGGCTGGTGAAGTCGAAATGGAACCGGGCGGCTGGATCTTCCCGGATAAGCGTCAAGGGAGACGGCTTCGCTATACAGAGGGCAATGGAGATTGGTATCAGATCGTGAAAGTCAATCGAAGCCCCGTCACAAAGAGAGTCACCAGCGTCGTGGTGTCGGCACGGTCAGACAACAATTATGACAACGATGGCAAGCCATTCGGTGAAGACAATCCGCGACCTGTTGCTGAGCAGCGAATCGATGTAACGCGGCTTGGTAAAGATTCCTATCGGGCTCCCACTGATCAAGAGCGTGAGGTGTTCAAACAGCAGCAGGCAGAGCGGAAGGCTAAAGCGAAAGCCAGCAAGCCAAAATCAGTCAAGCTGCTCAATCCGACTGATGAAGATGCTGAGCGCCTGCAGGGCATCTTGAACGACAAAGCCCGGAAGAAGTACGACAAAGCGCATCCGGAAGGGTCATATCAGGCTGGTAAATTTGAACCGGCTGAAGTCTGTCGGATGACCCAGGCTAAATACAGTGCAAGATCGCGGGGTGATTACTCGACAGCCGAGACCAGAACATTCCACAACTTCGGCGGCATCATCGCTCGCAAGTCGAGCAACATGTGGTCACAGCACGGTCAGGAATATGACGCTGCTCTCGGGCCTGCAGTCTGCAAGTTGCGCACAGCCGATTCTGGTGGTTATGCTGCATACACACCGCAACGAATCGTGATCCTAACTGACAAACCGCAGAAGCCGTTGCCGCTCGACTGGGACAACCTGGGCTGTGAGAAACCGCAGAACAGCGAAGCGCTGTCTGAGGTGACCGCATGA
- a CDS encoding recombinase RecT yields MNQLVVSKEKLNDLKRSLTAGADSMALILPKSITPETMIRFALNAAQNNPKLLLCSVQSIGLALMNSSAIGLEPNGYDGHLVPYEDKNNSCFTCQFIPDYKGYTKLMHQNPKLQSVSAGAVREGDLFEFEFGTDAYLRHIPPLKDDRGDLIAAWAMYKLQDGSSDFVVLTQGEVLKHKRASPSSGGYKSPWKLWEDPMWAKTAIRILRKFAPMGPGVEKASAYEDAIETGTLPTDHVYDADPDGPRLTFDVEPQHHNEFSQPQSRSQELADKMGAQNAAPTTTAPPEPTQSKKRSRKPLTEKQLHGAIQSAVNSGDRQQLTDFITRLDESLDANQINEDMYNMWKEQASIAIEQLVAP; encoded by the coding sequence ATGAATCAACTCGTCGTTAGCAAAGAAAAACTAAACGATCTAAAGCGATCACTCACTGCCGGTGCAGATAGCATGGCATTGATTTTGCCGAAGTCGATCACCCCAGAAACCATGATCCGTTTTGCATTAAATGCCGCGCAGAACAATCCCAAGCTTTTGTTATGCAGCGTTCAATCCATCGGGTTGGCTCTGATGAATTCTTCAGCCATTGGACTGGAGCCGAATGGATACGATGGTCACCTGGTGCCCTATGAAGACAAGAACAACAGTTGCTTCACATGTCAGTTTATCCCCGACTACAAAGGGTACACGAAACTGATGCACCAAAACCCAAAGCTGCAGAGCGTGTCTGCTGGTGCCGTGCGTGAAGGCGATCTGTTTGAGTTTGAGTTCGGAACTGATGCCTATCTCAGACACATACCACCATTAAAGGATGATCGCGGTGACCTGATCGCTGCCTGGGCAATGTACAAACTACAAGACGGTAGCTCAGATTTTGTAGTGCTGACGCAGGGCGAGGTTCTGAAGCACAAAAGGGCCAGTCCATCCAGTGGCGGCTACAAGTCTCCATGGAAGCTCTGGGAAGATCCGATGTGGGCAAAGACTGCGATTCGCATTCTTCGCAAGTTTGCGCCAATGGGCCCAGGTGTAGAGAAAGCATCGGCTTATGAGGATGCCATCGAAACAGGAACTCTCCCGACCGATCATGTCTACGATGCAGATCCTGATGGCCCACGACTTACCTTCGATGTTGAACCGCAACATCACAATGAATTCAGTCAACCCCAATCCCGATCTCAGGAACTCGCTGACAAGATGGGAGCCCAGAACGCTGCCCCCACAACAACGGCACCGCCTGAACCGACGCAGAGCAAAAAGCGATCTCGAAAACCACTGACTGAAAAGCAGTTGCACGGTGCCATTCAGTCGGCGGTTAACTCAGGTGATAGACAGCAGCTGACGGACTTCATCACTCGTCTGGATGAATCGCTCGATGCAAATCAGATCAACGAGGACATGTACAACATGTGGAAGGAACAGGCCAGCATCGCAATCGAGCAGCTGGTAGCCCCATAA
- a CDS encoding class I SAM-dependent methyltransferase, with product MSHSRQTGNLRLKRLQEHTEFKGEQLASECSRFHRLAQEDQAPRAISSFNLFQTPEEIADIMVQELGMRRRVLEPSAGLGRLYVPYREANPETEITLVEISPGCCRELYLLTENDNSITILQRDFLGTVGMVCYFDGILMNPPFKHGADIRHIEYALTMLAPGGRLVSLCYWGVKQKKRFANCDVRFLPPGSFKSEGTNADVAMVVIDN from the coding sequence ATGAGCCACTCACGCCAAACCGGAAATCTTCGACTGAAGAGACTGCAGGAGCACACTGAGTTCAAAGGAGAGCAGCTTGCCTCTGAGTGCAGCCGCTTCCATCGGCTGGCCCAGGAAGACCAGGCACCGCGTGCCATCTCTTCTTTCAACCTGTTCCAGACACCGGAAGAGATCGCCGACATCATGGTGCAGGAGTTGGGTATGCGTCGTAGAGTTCTGGAGCCGTCTGCAGGGCTGGGAAGGCTTTACGTTCCCTATCGCGAAGCCAATCCAGAAACAGAAATCACGCTTGTTGAAATCTCTCCGGGCTGCTGCCGTGAACTGTATCTGCTCACAGAGAACGACAACAGTATCACCATCTTGCAGAGAGACTTTCTCGGCACTGTCGGAATGGTCTGTTACTTCGACGGCATTCTGATGAACCCGCCTTTCAAGCATGGTGCAGACATCAGGCACATTGAGTATGCACTGACAATGCTGGCTCCCGGTGGTCGTCTGGTCTCACTCTGTTACTGGGGCGTGAAACAAAAGAAACGTTTTGCCAATTGCGATGTTCGTTTCCTGCCCCCTGGCTCCTTCAAGAGTGAGGGAACGAACGCTGACGTCGCGATGGTTGTGATTGATAACTGA
- a CDS encoding YqaJ viral recombinase family protein: MSTATYEPIKVADPDTPEWEAARMTGIGASESADALELSQYGGRYKLFHRKIGTLQEDFENDDMWYGKEVEYLTAKYWERKNNRKILQHPCPMYRHPDYPFILATPDAKLSPKEGLELKSMHWRLAKEMGEEGTDFIPDSYVIQGQQQMFVMGWEVVNFAILVDRRLYQYKVHRNETLIEGLVAGLSEMWERIQNFDEPEPNWENPSVADTVKRLYRDVEKDSVIELSKEACKAWNRYELLGDDEKQIQEERKALKAFVLKELGNRSAGILAGGKKMVRRKEIQGCSYTVERKPRIDARAVKVPE; encoded by the coding sequence ATGTCAACCGCTACTTATGAACCTATCAAGGTCGCAGATCCAGATACACCCGAATGGGAAGCCGCGCGCATGACCGGCATCGGTGCCAGTGAATCTGCGGATGCCCTTGAGCTGTCACAATATGGTGGGCGGTACAAGCTGTTTCACCGCAAGATCGGCACCCTGCAGGAAGACTTCGAAAACGATGACATGTGGTACGGCAAAGAGGTTGAATACCTCACTGCTAAATATTGGGAAAGGAAAAACAATCGGAAGATTCTGCAGCACCCCTGCCCGATGTATCGGCATCCCGATTATCCGTTCATTCTGGCAACGCCCGATGCAAAACTCAGCCCCAAGGAAGGACTGGAGCTGAAGTCGATGCACTGGCGTCTGGCAAAAGAGATGGGCGAAGAGGGGACCGACTTCATCCCTGACAGCTACGTCATCCAGGGGCAGCAGCAGATGTTCGTCATGGGGTGGGAAGTCGTCAACTTCGCCATCCTCGTAGACCGCCGACTGTATCAATACAAGGTCCATCGAAACGAAACGCTGATCGAAGGTCTGGTTGCTGGCCTGTCGGAAATGTGGGAACGAATTCAGAACTTCGATGAGCCGGAACCGAATTGGGAAAACCCTTCCGTTGCTGACACCGTCAAACGGTTGTATCGCGACGTTGAAAAAGATTCGGTCATCGAACTCAGCAAGGAAGCCTGCAAAGCCTGGAACCGCTACGAACTGCTGGGCGATGACGAAAAACAGATTCAGGAAGAACGCAAGGCCCTGAAGGCGTTCGTGCTGAAAGAACTCGGCAATCGTTCTGCTGGCATCCTGGCCGGTGGCAAGAAGATGGTTCGCCGTAAAGAGATTCAGGGCTGTTCTTACACCGTGGAACGCAAGCCCCGCATCGACGCGCGGGCGGTCAAGGTTCCTGAGTAA
- a CDS encoding helix-turn-helix domain-containing protein: MAVSSTAKKRAKSKMGRARKEIDDSTYQGRCAIRLRELADRKGITADELQQRLNQAGHNVSRNAVYSYLSGDRAIPLDLVPTLASIFGISVRTFFPEK, encoded by the coding sequence ATGGCTGTTTCTTCAACCGCCAAAAAAAGAGCGAAATCAAAAATGGGACGTGCCCGAAAAGAAATTGATGATTCCACCTACCAGGGGCGCTGTGCTATTCGCCTGCGTGAACTGGCAGACCGTAAAGGAATCACAGCTGACGAACTACAGCAGCGGTTGAATCAGGCAGGGCACAATGTATCACGCAACGCCGTCTATTCTTACTTGAGCGGCGATCGTGCAATCCCCCTTGACCTGGTACCAACGCTCGCTTCTATCTTCGGAATCTCTGTCCGAACCTTCTTTCCTGAGAAATAG
- a CDS encoding phosphoadenosine phosphosulfate reductase domain-containing protein: protein MKHVVGFSGGVDSQACLWWVRQKFGDENVIAVNSDVGGHEHWMTTEFISEFSKTVFPIVQVTPLIRDLENRGTKPGITRDRRQEFNEDDVMTFDRLAYIKQRFPSRKAQFCTEHLKLIPQKRWMRENLVDKGIEFERYVGLRCDESDARKKTPDRKWDEYFDCWVNYPIRCWTKQECFSVLKKSGEKVNPLYSMGFNRVGCAPCINSNKADIREWAARFPEMIDKVRQYEENVGRTFFAPCVPGMEINWIDDVVKWSKTAYGGKQPMLPLVEVEAAAGMCSSSYGLCE from the coding sequence ATGAAACATGTTGTAGGTTTTTCGGGCGGTGTGGACAGCCAAGCGTGCTTGTGGTGGGTCCGACAAAAATTCGGCGATGAGAACGTTATCGCTGTAAATTCTGACGTTGGCGGACACGAACATTGGATGACAACTGAGTTCATCAGTGAATTCAGCAAAACGGTCTTCCCGATTGTACAAGTTACACCATTGATTCGAGATCTTGAAAATCGGGGAACAAAGCCAGGCATTACCCGAGATCGACGGCAAGAGTTTAATGAAGATGACGTAATGACATTCGATCGACTGGCTTACATTAAGCAACGTTTCCCATCTCGCAAGGCCCAATTCTGCACAGAACACCTGAAGCTAATTCCGCAAAAAAGATGGATGCGTGAAAACCTAGTCGACAAAGGGATTGAATTTGAACGATATGTCGGTTTGAGATGCGATGAATCGGATGCCAGAAAGAAAACACCTGATCGAAAATGGGATGAATACTTTGACTGCTGGGTGAACTATCCGATCCGCTGCTGGACGAAACAAGAGTGCTTTTCTGTTCTCAAAAAGTCGGGAGAAAAAGTTAACCCGCTTTATTCAATGGGTTTCAATCGAGTCGGCTGCGCTCCCTGTATCAATTCCAATAAAGCCGATATTCGCGAGTGGGCTGCCCGCTTCCCCGAAATGATCGACAAGGTCAGGCAGTATGAAGAAAACGTCGGGCGAACGTTCTTTGCACCATGTGTTCCAGGGATGGAAATCAACTGGATCGACGACGTCGTGAAGTGGTCTAAAACAGCCTACGGTGGAAAACAACCAATGCTGCCATTGGTTGAAGTGGAAGCGGCGGCCGGAATGTGTAGCAGTAGCTATGGGCTCTGTGAATAA
- a CDS encoding helix-turn-helix domain-containing protein produces the protein MQQKSLPFVETKRRQLVGLPLSTDAKVLMVVLDEIAGSDDFCCPSLPDLSRLMGCSEHKARKAIREAESAGFLEVEKLPGKATAYRIEWPAITNTECEEFNNVNRYL, from the coding sequence ATGCAGCAGAAGTCACTCCCATTTGTTGAAACCAAACGACGCCAGCTTGTCGGCTTACCGCTGTCTACGGATGCCAAAGTGTTGATGGTCGTGTTGGATGAAATCGCCGGATCGGATGACTTCTGCTGCCCTTCCCTGCCTGACCTGTCGCGTTTGATGGGCTGCTCAGAACACAAGGCCCGCAAGGCAATTCGCGAAGCAGAGAGTGCAGGATTTTTAGAAGTCGAAAAACTACCAGGCAAAGCCACCGCCTATCGGATCGAGTGGCCTGCCATAACCAATACGGAATGCGAGGAGTTTAATAATGTCAACCGCTACTTATGA
- a CDS encoding RusA family crossover junction endodeoxyribonuclease: MESVKFSVPGAPVAQPRQKFKRMGGFISNYTPEKHPVTDYKKAIRLSALEAYQGKPDGGPIALEVVFVFPRQSNKRWKTKPMPRYLHVQRNDVDNLLKAVMDALNEKIWVDDKQVCKVTATKWRAAGDEEPHTEITIKPINVG, from the coding sequence ATGGAGTCAGTCAAGTTTAGCGTGCCAGGTGCCCCGGTAGCACAGCCTCGTCAGAAGTTCAAAAGAATGGGGGGCTTCATCAGCAACTACACGCCAGAAAAACACCCGGTCACCGACTACAAGAAAGCCATTCGGTTGTCAGCATTGGAAGCGTATCAGGGTAAACCAGATGGAGGGCCAATCGCCCTTGAAGTGGTCTTCGTCTTTCCTCGACAAAGCAATAAACGCTGGAAGACGAAGCCGATGCCCCGGTATCTCCATGTTCAGCGAAACGACGTTGACAACCTCCTGAAGGCAGTCATGGATGCATTGAATGAAAAGATCTGGGTTGATGACAAACAGGTCTGCAAAGTCACTGCAACGAAATGGAGAGCAGCTGGCGACGAGGAACCACACACTGAAATTACAATCAAACCAAT
- a CDS encoding helix-turn-helix domain-containing protein, translating into MPKHKPSARQKHLDFEKLEVNRILKIELLEKLQADYRIKNLLFAIDRHLRNNRDCWPSYAGLAEQIGASVRSVGRHIQMACEQGWLLRESGGKGKNNHYRINWSMVFDAVPITTQDMAAARLKAESGVDADKELDRKQEQRRAANLERRQSQTERPKRRQPVDGFPRGYCPSGLPLEKKKPANKITQDFGIAKTTKRKGKRWNCHVDPEMLRNPEEIDSLFKRAVDLGFAKNTDPARLIVWSIAVHCRSADNPGALFRHKIETGDIQVSMPEEDKALKEMEEHDKQSNVFNKILDEAFEGVT; encoded by the coding sequence ATGCCAAAGCACAAGCCATCAGCAAGACAGAAACATCTCGACTTTGAAAAGCTCGAAGTCAATCGGATTCTCAAGATCGAACTGCTCGAAAAGCTGCAGGCCGATTATCGGATTAAGAATCTGTTGTTCGCCATCGATCGACACTTGAGGAACAACCGTGACTGCTGGCCATCTTATGCGGGACTGGCAGAGCAGATCGGTGCTTCAGTTCGATCAGTCGGCAGGCACATTCAAATGGCTTGTGAACAGGGCTGGCTGCTTCGTGAGAGCGGTGGTAAAGGCAAAAACAATCATTATCGAATCAACTGGTCAATGGTCTTTGATGCCGTTCCAATCACGACTCAGGACATGGCAGCTGCTCGTCTGAAAGCTGAGTCTGGGGTTGATGCCGATAAAGAGTTGGATCGAAAGCAGGAGCAACGGCGAGCTGCGAATCTGGAACGTCGCCAGTCACAAACGGAACGACCAAAACGACGGCAGCCTGTTGATGGGTTCCCCCGTGGTTACTGTCCTTCAGGTCTACCATTGGAAAAGAAAAAACCAGCCAACAAAATCACGCAGGATTTCGGTATCGCGAAAACAACGAAGCGAAAAGGCAAGCGTTGGAACTGCCACGTAGATCCGGAGATGCTCAGAAATCCGGAAGAGATTGATAGCTTGTTCAAGCGGGCTGTTGATCTTGGGTTTGCGAAGAACACGGACCCCGCCCGATTGATCGTCTGGTCAATCGCTGTCCATTGTCGGAGTGCTGACAACCCCGGCGCTTTGTTCCGGCACAAAATCGAAACCGGAGACATTCAGGTATCAATGCCGGAAGAAGACAAAGCGCTGAAAGAAATGGAGGAGCATGATAAGCAGTCCAACGTTTTCAACAAAATTCTTGATGAAGCATTTGAGGGGGTGACATGA